The Prunus persica cultivar Lovell chromosome G7, Prunus_persica_NCBIv2, whole genome shotgun sequence genome has a segment encoding these proteins:
- the LOC18769599 gene encoding uncharacterized protein At4g29660 isoform X2: MTSYVWRKYADYIYTKWERMILWTMVEPYSRPKSFTPLVTIYVAAFYTGIVGSAITEQLYKEKYWEDHPGQAVPLMKPKFYGGPWRVQQGEVPASQ, translated from the exons ATGACGAGCTATGTATGGAGGAAATATGCAGactatatatacacaaagTGGGAAAGAATGATTCTTTGGACCATGGTTGAGCCTTACAGCAGACCCAAATCGTTTACACCCTTGGTCACTATCTATGTAGCCGCTTTCTACACTGGGATCGTTGGCTCTGCTATCACTGAGCAGCTATACAAG GAGAAATACTGGGAGGATCATCCTGGCCAGGCAGTGCCTCTTATGAAGCCAAAGTTTTATGGAGGGCCGTGGAGGGTACAGCAAGGAGAGGTCCCAGCCAGTCAGTGA
- the LOC18769512 gene encoding uncharacterized protein LOC18769512 isoform X1, translating into MEQWVPLFDIFLTSPTPESEASTWLNQSFSASSSTSTPITTGSFLSLLMKPLDSIVVDESSSSSSAWPPCTNRVMFIQTLPNMVQSRVLSFLGFERQRFSSSDLAKLARTVLSGSQELDFWVHRAARNLLDVVSESSYEWISCLSLDSGEDEFESLPGWLKDSAASSDLVLPWLPISPEELDWRTVNGNYENNYGSLSQVGEGEDEDMNDVLEEMNIDNPESVHLEPEIKKRAVSLKAWVVDFQSTSKTVGLAKEIRELCLEKGGDSFTVLGLIEPWLADDETASILLSHLTSGSEEELTWPSQVLCSIMLPKLLALEEPASRVLVTATVEYCKCHQRASEYALLFPLILRRDGINNPIYDVITRIIKESLHPAHVASFCQKLLCGQKDERKVICLPCHQYLITDKMVWTESFFNLLQSILNHNVHLSQNSVDQIIYQVQQLAERFSNSLKFGNFLLCFVTKCSPFLKHHKLILTRVVEHNKTFLAKSILGKLAGL; encoded by the exons ATGGAGCAATGGGTCCCGCTcttcgacatcttcttgaccTCCCCAACTCCCGAGTCCGAAGCGTCTACATGGTTAAACCAATCTTTCAGTGCCTCATCGTCAACCTCGACCCCGATTACCACAGGCTCTTTCCTCTCGTTGCTAATGAAGCCTTTGGATTCGATTGTCGTCGAtgagtcttcttcttcatcttcggCTTGGCCTCCGTGTACAAATAG GGTGATGTTTATACAGACTCTACCGAACATGGTTCAGTCGCGGGTTCTGTCATTTCTTGGTTTTGAACGTCAAAGGTTTTCAAGCAGCGATTTGGCTAAGCTGGCCAGGACCGTTTTGAGTGGAAGTCAGGAGCTTGACTTTTGGGTACATAGGGCTGCACGCAATCTGCTCGATGTAGTGTCTGAGTCAAGTTACGAGTGGATTTCTTGCTTGAGTTTGGATTCTGGGGAGGATGAGTTTGAGTCCTTGCCGGGTTGGCTTAAGGATTCCGCTGCTTCCAGTGACTTGGTTCTACCATGGCTTCCTATATCGCCAGAAGAATTGGATTGGAGGACAGTGAATGgtaattatgaaaataactATGGCTCATTGAGTCAAGTTGGAGAGGGTGAAGATGAGGATATGAATGATGTTCTGGAGGAAATGAATATTGATAATCCAGAAAGTGTTCATCTTGAacctgaaattaaaaaaagggcaGTAAGTTTGAAAGCTTGGGTTGTGGATTTTCAATCAACTTCTAAAACTGTTGGATTAGCAAAAGAAATTCGCGAACTTTGCTTAGAAAAAGGAGGAGATTCTTTCACAGTTTTGGGTCTGATTGAACCTTGGTTAGCTGATGATGAGACTGCTTCAATTCTATTATCTCATCTAACAAGTGGAAGTGAAGAAGAGCTTACTTGGCCAAGCCAGGTTCTGTGCTCGATCATGCTTCCCAAGTTGTTGGCCCTTGAGGAACCAGCTTCTCGTGTGCTAGTGACTGCAACAGTAGAGTACTGCAAGTGTCATCAAAGGGCCAGTGAGTATGCACTCTTATTTCCACTAATTCTTCGACGGGATGGCATCAACAACCCCATATATGATGTGATCACGAGGATCATCAAGGAAAGCTTGCACCCAGCTCATGTTGCTTCTTTCTGTCAGAAGCTGCTGTGTGGACAAAAAGATGAGAGGAAAGTCATTTGTCTTCCTTGCCATCAATATCTGATAACTGATAAAATGGTATGGACAGAATCATTTTTTAACCTGCTCCAAAGCATTTTGAATCATAATGTTCATTTATCACAGAATTCAGTTGACCAAATTATTTACCAGGTTCAGCAATTGGCTGAAAGATTTTCCAACTCTCTGAAATTTGGgaactttttgttatgttttgtCACCAAATGTTCTCCATTCTTGAAGCATCACAAGCTTATATTGACTAGAGTAGTTGAGCATAACAAAACGTTCTTAGCCAAATCTATATTAGGTAAATTGGCTGGCTTGTAG
- the LOC18769350 gene encoding tetraspanin-2, with protein MGVSNKITAILNFIALLCAIPIMAAGIWLASKPDNECIHSFRWPVFVLGALMLLVSLAGFIGACFNKQGLLALYLFCMAALIILILVLLIFAFTVTRPDGSYSVPGRAYREYRLDGFSKWLRDYVTDSGTWQKIRTCLADSDTCPKLNQQYISADQFFMAHISPLQSGCCKPPTLCGYNYVNPTLWINPVNPGADQDCLLWNNDQNLLCYNCNSCRAGLLGNLRKEWRRANVILIVAVVVLIWVYLIACSAFKNAQTEELFRRYKQGWA; from the exons ATGGGAGTGAGCAACAAAATAACTGCAATTCTCAATTTCATAGCCCTCCTCTGCGCCATCCCAATCATGGCCGCAGGCATATGGCTTGCCTCAAAGCCAGACAACGAGTGCATCCACTCTTTTCGCTGGCCAGTCTTTGTTCTTGGTGCTCTCATGCTGCTTGTCTCTCTTGCTGGCTTTATTGGTGCCTGTTTTAACAAACAGGGTCTCTTGGCTCTCTACCTTTTCTGCATGGCAGCCCTCATCATCCTGATCCTTGTGCTGCTCATCTTCGCTTTCACTGTTACAAGGCCTGATGGAAGCTATTCTGTGCCTGGTAGGGCCTATAGAGAGTATAGGCTTGATGGGTTTTCCAAGTGGCTTAGGGACTATGTCACGGACTCCGGGACTTGGCAGAAGATAAGGACTTGTTTGGCTGATTCTGATACTTGTCCTAAGCTCAACCAGCAGTACATCTCTGCTGATCAGTTCTTCATGGCTCACATCTCTCCTCTTCAG TCAGGATGTTGTAAACCTCCAACACTGTGTGGCTACAACTATGTGAACCCAACATTGTGGATAAACCCAGTAAACCCGGGAGCTGATCAGGACTGCTTGTTATGGAACAATGACCAAAATCTGCTGTGCTACAACTGCAATTCTTGCAGGGCTGGCCTATTGGGGAACCTGAGGAAAGAGTGGAGAAGGGCAAATGTGATCCTTATCGTGGCAGTGGTGGTGCTCATTTGGGTCTATCTTATTGCCTGCAGTGCCTTCAAGAATGCACAAACAGAAGAACTCTTCCGCCGCTACAAACAGGGATGGGCTTGA
- the LOC18770384 gene encoding cytidine deaminase 1 — MDRPRFVIEASEAESMAKRSNLTVLQLLPSLVKPAQALARPPISKFHVGAIGYGSSGRIFFGGNLEFPGLPLHYSVHAEQFLVTNLSIHNESKLEYVAVSAAPCGHCRQFLQEIRGAPDIKILITSAESGDDNSGLNRFDPLLHLLPHRFGPEDLLGGDVPLLLEHHHNGLSFLGETEILTNDFKLNAELKVAALEAANKSYAPYSGCPSGVAILDCDGNVYKGSYMESAAYNPSMGPVQSALVAYIVGGGAGYEKIVGAVLVEKDGVLVKQEHTARLLLQAISPKLEFRVFHCASGSNACKKS; from the coding sequence ATGGACCGACCCAGATTCGTAATTGAAGCATCCGAGGCCGAATCAATGGCCAAGCGATCCAACCTCACCGTCCTCCAGCTCCTCCCCTCCTTAGTCAAACCCGCCCAGGCCCTCGCCCGCCCGCCCATCTCCAAATTCCACGTCGGAGCTATCGGATACGGGTCTTCGGGTCGGATCTTCTTCGGCGGCAACCTCGAGTTCCCGGGTCTCCCGCTCCACTACTCCGTCCACGCCGAGCAGTTCCTCGTCACCAACCTCTCAATCCACAACGAGTCCAAACTCGAATACGTCGCCGTTTCGGCGGCTCCGTGCGGCCATTGCCGTCAGTTCCTCCAAGAAATCCGCGGAGCCCCGGATATCAAGATTCTAATAACCTCGGCCGAGTCCGGAGACGACAATTCCGGGTTAAACCGGTTTGACCCGCTTCTCCATTTGCTCCCCCACCGGTTCGGACCCGAAGACCTTCTCGGAGGAGACGTGCCGTTGCTTTTAGAGCACCACCACAACGGGCTGTCATTTTTGGGCGAAACCGAGATTTTAACCAACGATTTTAAATTGAATGCGGAGTTAAAAGTCGCGGCTTTAGAGGCCGCGAACAAGTCTTATGCTCCGTACAGTGGGTGCCCATCTGGTGTGGCTATTTTGGACTGTGATGGGAATGTTTACAAAGGGTCGTACATGGAGTCCGCAGCTTATAATCCGAGCATGGGCCCGGTTCAATCGGCTCTGGTGGCTTACATTGTTGGTGGGGGTGCTGGGTATGAGAAAATTGTAGGTGCGGTTTTGGTGGAAAAAGATGGAGTTTTGGTTAAACAAGAGCACACAGCAAGGCTGCTCTTGCAGGCCATTTCCCCCAAGCTTGAGTTTCGGGTTTTTCACTGCGCTTCGGGTTCGAATGCCTGTAAAAAGTCTTGA
- the LOC18769512 gene encoding uncharacterized protein LOC18769512 isoform X3: MEQWVPLFDIFLTSPTPESEASTWLNQSFSASSSTSTPITTGSFLSLLMKPLDSIVVDESSSSSSAWPPCTNRVMFIQTLPNMVQSRVLSFLGFERQRFSSSDLAKLARTVLSGSQELDFWVHRAARNLLDVVSESSYEWISCLSLDSGEDEFESLPGWLKDSAASSDLVLPWLPISPEELDWRTVNGNYENNYGSLSQVGEGEDEDMNDVLEEMNIDNPESVHLEPEIKKRAVSLKAWVVDFQSTSKTVGLAKEIRELCLEKGGDSFTVLGLIEPWLADDETASILLSHLTSGSEEELTWPSQVLCSIMLPKLLALEEPASRVLVTATVEYCKCHQRASEYALLFPLILRRDGINNPIYDVITRIIKESLHPAHVASFCQKLLCGQKDERKVICLPCHQYLITDKMM, encoded by the exons ATGGAGCAATGGGTCCCGCTcttcgacatcttcttgaccTCCCCAACTCCCGAGTCCGAAGCGTCTACATGGTTAAACCAATCTTTCAGTGCCTCATCGTCAACCTCGACCCCGATTACCACAGGCTCTTTCCTCTCGTTGCTAATGAAGCCTTTGGATTCGATTGTCGTCGAtgagtcttcttcttcatcttcggCTTGGCCTCCGTGTACAAATAG GGTGATGTTTATACAGACTCTACCGAACATGGTTCAGTCGCGGGTTCTGTCATTTCTTGGTTTTGAACGTCAAAGGTTTTCAAGCAGCGATTTGGCTAAGCTGGCCAGGACCGTTTTGAGTGGAAGTCAGGAGCTTGACTTTTGGGTACATAGGGCTGCACGCAATCTGCTCGATGTAGTGTCTGAGTCAAGTTACGAGTGGATTTCTTGCTTGAGTTTGGATTCTGGGGAGGATGAGTTTGAGTCCTTGCCGGGTTGGCTTAAGGATTCCGCTGCTTCCAGTGACTTGGTTCTACCATGGCTTCCTATATCGCCAGAAGAATTGGATTGGAGGACAGTGAATGgtaattatgaaaataactATGGCTCATTGAGTCAAGTTGGAGAGGGTGAAGATGAGGATATGAATGATGTTCTGGAGGAAATGAATATTGATAATCCAGAAAGTGTTCATCTTGAacctgaaattaaaaaaagggcaGTAAGTTTGAAAGCTTGGGTTGTGGATTTTCAATCAACTTCTAAAACTGTTGGATTAGCAAAAGAAATTCGCGAACTTTGCTTAGAAAAAGGAGGAGATTCTTTCACAGTTTTGGGTCTGATTGAACCTTGGTTAGCTGATGATGAGACTGCTTCAATTCTATTATCTCATCTAACAAGTGGAAGTGAAGAAGAGCTTACTTGGCCAAGCCAGGTTCTGTGCTCGATCATGCTTCCCAAGTTGTTGGCCCTTGAGGAACCAGCTTCTCGTGTGCTAGTGACTGCAACAGTAGAGTACTGCAAGTGTCATCAAAGGGCCAGTGAGTATGCACTCTTATTTCCACTAATTCTTCGACGGGATGGCATCAACAACCCCATATATGATGTGATCACGAGGATCATCAAGGAAAGCTTGCACCCAGCTCATGTTGCTTCTTTCTGTCAGAAGCTGCTGTGTGGACAAAAAGATGAGAGGAAAGTCATTTGTCTTCCTTGCCATCAATATCTGATAACTGATAAAATG ATGTGA
- the LOC18769243 gene encoding ectonucleotide pyrophosphatase/phosphodiesterase family member 3: MGSDSLPMKPTPIPTQDEELPNPATALLSFNTDSSTSSPSTSSPSHKPSTTIIFISLLLITCIALSAAIAFAFLFFSYPSKATATPAHNSTSVESKARVLAKLDHPVVLLVSSDGFRFGYQFKTPTPNIGRLIANGTEAEQGLIPVFPTLTFPNHYSIVTGLYPAYHGIVNNHFVDPHTGEFFNMGSHEPKWWLGEPLWETVVNHGLKAATYFWPGSEVNKGSWTCPEKLCMQYNGSVPFEQRVDTVLNYFDLPSSEIPAFMTLYFEDPDHQGHQVGPDDPEITEAVARIDRMIGRLIEGLEKRGVFEDVTIILVGDHGMVGTCDKKLIYLDDLASWIEIPDNWVLSHTPLLAIRPPSGIDPSNVVAKMNEGLKSGKVENGKNLRMYLKEELPSRLHYAASDRIPPIIGLVEEGFKIEQKRTKRRECGGSHGYDNAVFSMRTIFVGHGPQFARGRKVPSFENVHIYNLVTKILNIQGAPNNGSLSFSKSVLLPSA, from the coding sequence ATGGGTTCGGATTCGTTGCCCATGAAACCCACACCGATCCCAACCCAAGATGAAGAGCTTCCAAACCCAGCTACGGCTCTGCTCTCTTTCAACACAGACTCATCCACCTCCTCACCTTCGACCTCATCCCCTTCTCACAAACCCAGCACcaccatcatcttcatctctctcttgctCATCACCTGCATAGCTCTCTCCGCTGCTATTGCTTTcgctttcctcttcttctcgtACCCATCAAAGGCCACAGCAACGCCCGCACACAACTCCACATCAGTCGAATCCAAGGCTCGGGTTTTAGCAAAACTTGACCATCCAGTGGTTCTATTAGTTTCCTCAGATGGCTTTCGATTCGGTTACCAATTCAAGACTCCGACGCCGAATATCGGTAGACTCATCGCCAATGGGACCGAGGCCGAGCAGGGTTTGATTCCTGTGTTCCCGACTCTAACATTTCCCAACCATTACTCAATTGTCACAGGTCTTTACCCTGCTTATCATGGAATAGTCAACAACCACTTTGTGGATCCGCACACAGGGGAGTTTTTCAACATGGGAAGCCACGAACCCAAGTGGTGGCTAGGTGAGCCCTTGTGGGAGACTGTGGTCAATCATGGTTTGAAGGCTGCCACTTATTTCTGGCCTGGTTCTGAGGTAAATAAAGGTTCTTGGACTTGCCCTGAAAAGCTTTGCATGCAGTATAATGGTTCTGTTCCTTTTGAGCAAAGGGTTGATACTGTTTTGAACTACTTTGATCTGCCTAGTAGTGAAATTCCTGCGTTTATGACTCTGTATTTTGAGGACCCTGATCATCAGGGTCACCAGGTTGGGCCTGATGATCCTGAGATTACTGAAGCTGTTGCTAGAATTGATAGGATGATTGGGAGGTTGATTGAAGGTTTAGAGAAAAGAGGGGTCTTTGAGGATGTTACTATAATTTTGGTGGGTGATCATGGGATGGTTGGTACTTGTGATAAAAAGCTAATTTACCTAGATGATTTGGCCTCTTGGATTGAAATTCCTGATAATTGGGTCCTGTCACATACTCCATTACTTGCTATTCGTCCGCCTTCAGGAATTGATCCTTCGAATGTTGTTGCTAAGATGAATGAAGGATTGAAATCAGGGAAAGTTGAGAATGGGAAGAATTTGAGAATGTATCTTAAGGAGGAGCTTCCTAGTAGGCTCCATTATGCAGCGAGTGATCGAATTCCGCCTATAATAGGGTTGGTTGAAGAGGGGTTTAAGATAGAACAAAAGAGGACGAAGCGGAGAGAATGTGGAGGATCACATGGTTATGACAATGCTGTATTTTCCATGAGAACCATATTCGTTGGGCATGGTCCTCAGTTTGCAAGAGGTCGTAAGGTTCCTAGTTTTGAAAATGTCCACATATACAACTTGGTCACTAAGATTCTTAATATTCAGGGTGCCCCTAACAATGGATCTTTATCATTTTCAAAGTCTGTTCTTTTGCCTAGTGCTTAG
- the LOC18769405 gene encoding uncharacterized protein LOC18769405, giving the protein MPKCIGLRLSPRLPTLAGICPSSSSSHSGPSAVGSVPILAKALNKWKTGGRAPRRLVLGLGVSFWAQLMNMSGAVGGKSFTASARLKSGPSFEEILKNVEWPEQFPFKEEDFKRFDESSDQLFYEAPRFVTHIDDPAIAALTKYYSKVFPPSNSPGVCILDMCSSWVSHFPPGYKQEQIVGMGMNEEELKRNPVLTEYVVQDLNVNPKLPFEDNSFDVITNVVSVDYITKPLDVFKEMRRILKPGGLAIMSFSNRCFWTKAISIWTSTGDADHGLIVGSYFHYAGGFEPPQGVDISPNPGRSDPMYIVYSRKLSTV; this is encoded by the exons ATGCCCAAATGCATTGGCCTCAGACTCTCTCCTAGACTGCCAACGTTGGCGGGTATatgtccttcttcttcatcatctcatTCGGGTCCTAGCGCTGTTGGGTCTGTTCCCATTCTAGCAAAAGCACTAAACAAGTGGAAAACTGGAGGCAGAGCGCCTCGCCGTTTGGTGTTGGGCCTGGGGGTCTCATTTTGGGCTCAATTGATGAACATGTCTGGTGCTGTTGGTGGCAAGTCTTTCACGGCCTCTGCAAGGCTCAAGAGCGGTCCTTCTTTTGAAGAG ATATTGAAGAATGTGGAATGGCCGGAGCAGTTTCCCTTCAAGGAGGAGGATTTCAAGCGCTTTGATGA GTCATCAGATCAATTGTTTTATGAGGCTCCACGCTTTGTGACACATATTGATGATCCAGCCATTGCGGCGCTGACCAAGTACTATTCGAAGGTGTTTCCTCCTAGCAACAGTCCAGGAGTGTGCATCCTGGATATGTGTAGCAGTTGG GTCAGTCACTTCCCACCGGGATACAAGCAAGAGCAAATAGTTGGGATGGGCATGAATGAAGAAGAGCTCAAGCGGAATCCA GTTTTGACAGAGTATGTTGTGCAAGACTTGAATGTGAACCCTAAACTTCCCTTTGAAGACAATTCCTTTGATGTGATTACTAATGTG GTTAGTGTTGATTATATAACAAAGCCTCTAGATGTTTTCAAGGAAATGCGCCGGATTCTTAAGCCTGGTGGACTTGCTATAATGAG TTTTTCCAACCGTTGTTTCTGGACTAAAGCAATCTCAATATGGACATCAACTGGTGATGCTGATCATGGTTTGATCGTCGGATCCTATTTCCACTACGCCGGAGGATTTGAACCACCTCAG GGGGTGGATATATCTCCCAACCCTGGACGCTCAGATCCCATGTACATTGTATACTCTAGAAAATTATCTACGGTATAG
- the LOC18769599 gene encoding PRA1 family protein F2 isoform X1, translating to MTTYGTIPTEPPPSSNLHFVARAKEQIESGLGKRRPWLEMIELQDLTLPTTFNQSIQRIKSNVVFFRMNYAIIILFILFLSLLWHPISLIVFIITMVAWLFLYFLHDQPLMVLGYRIDERLVTISLLLVTIVALFLTSAKYHIIVGLSIGLGVVLVHGALREPEDVFIVDEEEGPGPGSGGAHALKVPLKNAASSSYSLPQ from the coding sequence ATGACAACTTACGGGACTATTCCGACAGAACCCCCTCCTTCCTCGAACCTACATTTTGTTGCACGTGCAAAAGAACAGATCGAGTCGGGGCTTGGCAAACGTAGGCCATGGCTGGAGATGATTGAGCTGCAAGATCTCACACTTCCCACCACCTTCAACCAATCAATCCAAAGAATCAAGTCCAACGTGGTGTTCTTTCGTATGAACTATGCCATAATCATATTGTTCATTCTCTTCCTAAGCCTACTATGGCATCCCATTTCATTGATTGTCTTCATCATCACGATGGTTGCATGGTTGTTTCTGTATTTCCTGCATGACCAACCCTTGATGGTTCTAGGCTACCGGATCGATGAACGATTGGTGACGATTTCTCTATTGTTGGTCACAATCGTCGCACTTTTTCTTACCAGTGCGAAATATCATATCATTGTGGGACTCTCCATTGGCCTTGGGGTTGTGTTGGTTCATGGAGCTTTAAGGGAGCCTGAGGATGTCTTCATTgtggatgaagaagaagggccTGGTCCTGGATCAGGTGGTGCACATGCTTTGAAAGTGCCTCTGAAAAATGCtgcctcttcttcttattctttgCCCCAATAG
- the LOC18769051 gene encoding thioredoxin-like 2, chloroplastic, giving the protein MADVFRLPFHSLRFSSSLLTSSFNSLQPGLPPNQNPYKRVYPLSYSSVTRVAFRPRKQLVHLKVQATVAEKDRDQPKWWERSVPNMVDIHSTQEFLSALGQAGDRLVIVEFYGTWCASCRALFPKLCRTAEDHPEILFLKVNFDENKPMCKSMNVKVLPYFHFYRGAEGQLESFSCSLAKFQKLKDAIALHNTARCSIGPPKGVGDLILEPSSVPKDKPSESASS; this is encoded by the exons ATGGCTGATGTTTTTCGATTACCATTCCATTCACTACGTTTCTCTTCGTCTCTGCTCACCTCctccttcaattctctccAACCGGGCCTCCCACCCAATCAAAACCcatataaaagggtttatccTCTTTCATATTCATCTGTTACTCGCGTTGCTTTCAGACCCAGAAAGCAGTTGGTGCATTTGAAG GTACAGGCAACTGTTGCTGAAAAAGACAGAGACCAGCCAAAATGGTGGGAAAGAAGTGTTCCAAATATGGTTGACATTCATTCTACACAAGAATTTTTGAGTGCTTTAGGCCAAGCTGGTGATAGATTAGTTATTGTAGAATTCTATGGGACTTGGTGTGCTTCTTGCCGTGCATTATTTCCTAAG CTCTGCAGAACAGCTGAAGACCACCCTGAGATTTTATTCCTGAAAGTGAATTTTGACGAGAACAAGCCAATGTGCAAAAGTATGAACGTGAAGGTACTTCCCTATTTCCACTTTTATCGTGGAGCTGAGGGACAGCTTGAATCCTTTTCGTGTTCACTTGCTAAG TTCCAGAAGTTAAAGGATGCTATTGCATTACACAACACAGCTCGTTGCAGCATCGGCCCTCCAAAGGGAGTCGGAGATCTTATACTGGAACCTTCCTCAGTTCCGAAGGACAAGCCCTCGGAATCTGCTTCATCATAG
- the LOC18769512 gene encoding uncharacterized protein LOC18769512 isoform X2, with product MEQWVPLFDIFLTSPTPESEASTWLNQSFSASSSTSTPITTGSFLSLLMKPLDSIVVDESSSSSSAWPPCTNRVMFIQTLPNMVQSRVLSFLGFERQRFSSSDLAKLARTVLSGSQELDFWVHRAARNLLDVVSESSYEWISCLSLDSGEDEFESLPGWLKDSAASSDLVLPWLPISPEELDWRTVNGNYENNYGSLSQVGEGEDEDMNDVLEEMNIDNPESVHLEPEIKKRAVSLKAWVVDFQSTSKTVGLAKEIRELCLEKGGDSFTVLGLIEPWLADDETASILLSHLTSGSEEELTWPSQVLCSIMLPKLLALEEPASRVLVTATVEYCKCHQRASEYALLFPLILRRDGINNPIYDVITRIIKESLHPAHVASFCQKLLCGQKDERKVICLPCHQYLITDKMAISCRCEVANCLDVQQHMLSSNPWLAVTVNCCDTSEQLDEYPKSNVLLHCIAPTDFICQIL from the exons ATGGAGCAATGGGTCCCGCTcttcgacatcttcttgaccTCCCCAACTCCCGAGTCCGAAGCGTCTACATGGTTAAACCAATCTTTCAGTGCCTCATCGTCAACCTCGACCCCGATTACCACAGGCTCTTTCCTCTCGTTGCTAATGAAGCCTTTGGATTCGATTGTCGTCGAtgagtcttcttcttcatcttcggCTTGGCCTCCGTGTACAAATAG GGTGATGTTTATACAGACTCTACCGAACATGGTTCAGTCGCGGGTTCTGTCATTTCTTGGTTTTGAACGTCAAAGGTTTTCAAGCAGCGATTTGGCTAAGCTGGCCAGGACCGTTTTGAGTGGAAGTCAGGAGCTTGACTTTTGGGTACATAGGGCTGCACGCAATCTGCTCGATGTAGTGTCTGAGTCAAGTTACGAGTGGATTTCTTGCTTGAGTTTGGATTCTGGGGAGGATGAGTTTGAGTCCTTGCCGGGTTGGCTTAAGGATTCCGCTGCTTCCAGTGACTTGGTTCTACCATGGCTTCCTATATCGCCAGAAGAATTGGATTGGAGGACAGTGAATGgtaattatgaaaataactATGGCTCATTGAGTCAAGTTGGAGAGGGTGAAGATGAGGATATGAATGATGTTCTGGAGGAAATGAATATTGATAATCCAGAAAGTGTTCATCTTGAacctgaaattaaaaaaagggcaGTAAGTTTGAAAGCTTGGGTTGTGGATTTTCAATCAACTTCTAAAACTGTTGGATTAGCAAAAGAAATTCGCGAACTTTGCTTAGAAAAAGGAGGAGATTCTTTCACAGTTTTGGGTCTGATTGAACCTTGGTTAGCTGATGATGAGACTGCTTCAATTCTATTATCTCATCTAACAAGTGGAAGTGAAGAAGAGCTTACTTGGCCAAGCCAGGTTCTGTGCTCGATCATGCTTCCCAAGTTGTTGGCCCTTGAGGAACCAGCTTCTCGTGTGCTAGTGACTGCAACAGTAGAGTACTGCAAGTGTCATCAAAGGGCCAGTGAGTATGCACTCTTATTTCCACTAATTCTTCGACGGGATGGCATCAACAACCCCATATATGATGTGATCACGAGGATCATCAAGGAAAGCTTGCACCCAGCTCATGTTGCTTCTTTCTGTCAGAAGCTGCTGTGTGGACAAAAAGATGAGAGGAAAGTCATTTGTCTTCCTTGCCATCAATATCTGATAACTGATAAAATG GCTATCTCTTGCAGATGTGAAGTAGCAAATTGTTTGGATGTTCAGCAGCATATGTTGAGTTCCAATCCTTGGCTTGCAGTAACAGTTAATTGTTGTGATACATCAGAACAGCTTGATGAATATCCTAAGTCAAATGTGCTATTACATTGTATCGCGCCCACAGATTTCATTTGCCAAATTTTGTga